AGTAAAAGGTTATGAAAATATCCCCGCGCTCCGCGAAAAAAACAAGTCAACGGGGGAAGTCAACCACAACCATCTTTCCCAAATCCGCATTTCCAAATGCTACCTGCAAGACGCCATGTATGCGATCCGTCATTACCCGCGGACCTTTCTATGCAGCACCGCATGGGCAGCGCTTGCCTTTTATTCGCCGAACCATGTCGGCGTGCCGTCCCTGGATTGGCTGAATGCGTTGTACGACCGCGTCGTTTATGGAAAAATCAATGTTCCCCTCTCCCAATACCTCCCGTGGCTCGGCGCCTCGAAGCATGTGCCGTACGTGTTCCTGTTGATCGGATGGCCGGCCCTCTTTGTTTACGGCGCATGGCGCGCAAGACGCGGCGGCGGCGCGGAACGCGGCGTGCTCCTCTTCATGCTGTTCACGATCTTCCATGTCACCGCGTCGGGCATCTTGTTTGGGCTTACGGAGGCCAACCGCGACCGCTTCGAAATAGATTCGTTCCATATCGTGTTGCTCGCAGTTTTTTTGCAGTCGGTGGTCCTGCCGTGGTGGCAACGCGTGATGCAGCCCGTTGACATCCCCGAATCGCCGGATGTTGTGCAATAGCGGGTAGTTCTCACTTTTACCGGGGGGTGTTTTCGGAACGGCTCAGGCGATCGTTGGCTTCTTTCAGCAAATCCAGCAGATACGCGCGCTTGTTCGTGGGGGTGATGTTGATGGATTGCTCCTGAGCCGGCAGGTCGTAGTTCCATATCGCCGCCAGCGGCACGCCGGTCGCCTCTATTGCGGCGATCATCGCTTCGACCTCCTTGCGCGGCATGTCGGGATCGGGATGCTTCGGATCGTCCTCGGCGCCGAATTCCCCCACAAACAAACCCTTGCCCGCCGATGACGCCGCCCGCATGCATTCGCGCAGGATGTCCGCATACGACGCATTTTCGTGTCCAAACCGTTTTTCCTTGTCGAAGGGATAGATATGGACCGAGATTAGATTGATGGGATCCGGGTTTATATCAATCAGGTTCTTTCGGAATTGCTCCGCGGAATCCGGTTCCCATGATCGGCGGTTTCGCAAATGCTCCGCGGCTGGACGCGGCAGGCTATGCCCGCTTGTAACCGGCCGGAAACCATCGCTCTTCCGTACGGCGGCGGCGAATTCACGGCATGCCGTCGCGACCATGTCGTGCGTCAGATCGTCCGCCGCGCTTCGCTCCGGCGGCGTGCCCAATTCCACATGGACCCACGGGCGGTGGTCCGCCGCATTGGGCAGGTCGGCGTCGAGGCTGTATTCGTTGCCCAGTTCCCATGCCCAAATGGCCGGGGAACGCACATAGCGGGAAATCACCTGCCCGACATACGCGCGCATGAACGCAATCGTTTTGCTCTCCGGATTGCCCCATGCGCTGCGCGGTTCGCCCACGATGTCCGGTATACAAGGACTATACCAACACAAACTCGGTATCAGGCCGATTCCCGCCTGTTCCGCATCTTGGACAAACAGGTCCAGCCGCCGGAAATATTCGTTGGGATTTTCCCGATACAGACGCCAGTCCTTCGGCCAGAATCCACCGCACATGAAGCGAATAAACGGAATCTTCCGCCGGGCCAGTTCCGCGAAACCCTCCCGATAACTGCGATCGGTCTCGTCGAGCATGAACCGGCTGAACGCGCTGAAAAAATTGATTCCGATCCCGCGATACGGTTTGCCGTCCCGGAGAACAACCCCGCCTTCGCCGATTGTCAGCGCCGGTTTCGGCGGTTCCGCGCCGCCGGCCACGGACAGCCCGGTCAATAGGATTACGGTTCCCTGCAACCAAATCATGGGACGATCCTCTCGCTGCGATTATAAAAGGTTCATTCCGCGGATCAAAAAACAACAACTTTCCCATACGGCCAAGTCTTCTCATCGCTTCGAGTGCCGAAAACGCCGGAGAATTGTCAGATTGCCAATGGGGGCGATGTCCGGCAACGACGGTGATACGGGACGCCGGGTTTTCTAAAGGTGCGCAACCCGTTGATAAACAGAGCGTTATCGTCACTTGGAGGCCTGTTTTTATTTTTGGCGCATCAGTTGCTCTGTCTGTCCGGAACAGTTGAGCGGTAACAACGAACACTGAGGAGACGGCCTATGAATACGACAATCCAACGGATGAGCGGAATGGCCTTCATTATAATGGCGTGTGCGGCCCCGGTCGCGGGCGCCATCAGCGGCACGGTTGCGGACAACAACGGCACGCCGGTTCCATACGCCTACGTCGGGTTGTTGGATGCCAACTATCAATATCTTGGTGCGGCGGTTTCGAATGCGCAAGGCGCCTTCGCCATCAACGCCAACACTTCAAACGGCCTGCTCTTCGTCCAGCCGAATGCACCGGTGAATGCGCAAGGGATCGGCGTTTACGCGAACGCTCCGCGTACATACCTCGTTCGCGGCGAGCAGAACGCGAATGTCCGTATTCCCGCCTCGGGCTGCCTTGTGTTGAAGGGATACGACGCCAACGGCAACCTCATGCGGTGGGTAAACTACGTCGCCAACGGCACGATCGGCGGGCAATTCGTGTACGCGACCAACACCGATGACGAATTGCGCGAGGCCGCATGCTGGCCGGTGTACGACGATGCCGCGCGTGCCCAGGGTTCGCCGCGCGACCTTGGTCTGCCTGCCTTGGTCGTCGAACCGGGCAAGACGTTCGCCGTCAACGTGCTGTTTTGGCAAGTGCCCGGCTACGGCAAGTTGTTACTCAAGGCCGACAACGCGGGTGCGGGCTATCAGTTGAGCGCTCCGGGAGAATCCATGGTGCTTGACCTGAATGTCGAATTGGCCTCGACCGCCGTCGCGGATTTGGTCCGCCGCCAGCCGAGTTTCGCTTCGAGTGCTTCGACGAGCATCGCGAACCTGGTTTCGGCATTGGCCGCCGCCAAGGCCAATACAAATCCGGTGGCGCGCGCCGCCGCCGCCGATAGCGTGTTGTCGCAGGCGCTGGCCTTGCGCGACGACCTCGAATTCGCCGCCGCCAAGGCGAACATTCCCGCCGTCCGCAAAGGCAACCTGACCGTTGTCGTGAAGAAGTCGGGCAAGGCCCAGTCGAAGGCCAAGGTGGTCATTACGCAGCGCGCGCATTCGTTCAAGTTTGGTTCGTACATCGGCGGCCAGTTCAACGCCTCGATGTACCAGGCCGCGCGCGATGCCGGTTTTGAAATGGCCACGATGCTGTTCGGCTGGTCGTGGATGGAATCGAGCCCGAATGTCCTGCTGGATCCGGCCATCATTGATTCGTATTACGGCATCACCGCCGCGAAAAACATGGGATTCGACGTCAAGGCGCATGGAATCGTGTGGATGCAGGGCTACGGCATCCTGCCGTCGCGCACATACACGATGCCGGCGGCGGACGTCCAGGCGCAGGCGTTGCTGTACCAGCAAAACCTCGTCAATGCCTTCAAGACAAAAATCACGCTCTGGGAAGCCATGAACGAAGTTCCCGCGACGAACGCCCTGAATTTTTCGCGCGAGCAAATGAACGACCTGCTTGCGTCCGCCGCGGGCAACCTCAAGGCTGTCAGCGGTCTGGTGTCGCTGGTCAACAGCCCGCATGAAAACAGTTTCGGCGCTAAATACGCCTTCTACACGCTTGACAACCGGCCCTACGACAATTTCCCGTTGACCTACACCGAGTGTCTCAAACAATTCGCCGCCGCCAAGGGCTTGAACGGCCTCGACACGGTTGGCATCCAGTTTTACCCCGGCCACAAACTCAACGCGGACTTCAACTATCAGGAAGGCCCCGCGATGACGCCGTCCTGGTTCGTGGACATGACCGCCCGCTACGGGCA
This genomic window from Candidatus Hydrogenedentota bacterium contains:
- a CDS encoding cellulase family glycosylhydrolase, whose protein sequence is MIWLQGTVILLTGLSVAGGAEPPKPALTIGEGGVVLRDGKPYRGIGINFFSAFSRFMLDETDRSYREGFAELARRKIPFIRFMCGGFWPKDWRLYRENPNEYFRRLDLFVQDAEQAGIGLIPSLCWYSPCIPDIVGEPRSAWGNPESKTIAFMRAYVGQVISRYVRSPAIWAWELGNEYSLDADLPNAADHRPWVHVELGTPPERSAADDLTHDMVATACREFAAAVRKSDGFRPVTSGHSLPRPAAEHLRNRRSWEPDSAEQFRKNLIDINPDPINLISVHIYPFDKEKRFGHENASYADILRECMRAASSAGKGLFVGEFGAEDDPKHPDPDMPRKEVEAMIAAIEATGVPLAAIWNYDLPAQEQSINITPTNKRAYLLDLLKEANDRLSRSENTPR
- a CDS encoding endo-1,4-beta-xylanase, with protein sequence MNTTIQRMSGMAFIIMACAAPVAGAISGTVADNNGTPVPYAYVGLLDANYQYLGAAVSNAQGAFAINANTSNGLLFVQPNAPVNAQGIGVYANAPRTYLVRGEQNANVRIPASGCLVLKGYDANGNLMRWVNYVANGTIGGQFVYATNTDDELREAACWPVYDDAARAQGSPRDLGLPALVVEPGKTFAVNVLFWQVPGYGKLLLKADNAGAGYQLSAPGESMVLDLNVELASTAVADLVRRQPSFASSASTSIANLVSALAAAKANTNPVARAAAADSVLSQALALRDDLEFAAAKANIPAVRKGNLTVVVKKSGKAQSKAKVVITQRAHSFKFGSYIGGQFNASMYQAARDAGFEMATMLFGWSWMESSPNVLLDPAIIDSYYGITAAKNMGFDVKAHGIVWMQGYGILPSRTYTMPAADVQAQALLYQQNLVNAFKTKITLWEAMNEVPATNALNFSREQMNDLLASAAGNLKAVSGLVSLVNSPHENSFGAKYAFYTLDNRPYDNFPLTYTECLKQFAAAKGLNGLDTVGIQFYPGHKLNADFNYQEGPAMTPSWFVDMTARYGQFGKPIHITEFSVPSYKAPDWNNGYWRESWTEATQADYAERIFTQAFATANMQSITWWDMSDANSSVLAGGLIDAGGRKKAAYTRIQSLIKGWTTTASGTTNTSGTTTLSGFGGTYDVTITLSTGAKYTRTATISERASTTLNVSL